The following coding sequences lie in one Spinacia oleracea cultivar Varoflay chromosome 1, BTI_SOV_V1, whole genome shotgun sequence genomic window:
- the LOC130465399 gene encoding uncharacterized protein produces the protein MTSSGNIPIDGTRNDNDVNDGNGNHKSALALGGMQERIEELRKDPIFGDTPGETSDNRMDLMRLIMSELLQGNRQKPRSEQEECSNMFKKFASHKPPTYDGKPDPTEFEEWISDMEKLFDATQCPEKWKVNYAVFYLKGQANLWWKSVKGIQNEPGFGWEKLTKAMREQFYPYSLQLQMESEFIKLSQGKKNVLEYAVKFNELARFAPDLVTTDRQRMNRFEGGLSIEIRDRLSSSRISTFQELYDRAINVERIIKLREETYGKRKGSFEENQPNNKKQNVNVSYQGGNNGNQSFNKNRGCAKCGRWNHTEKECRIGTRDCFKCGSKDHQIRDCPQIHREQGDRRNDENKGNGGTTNFNRNPPRGATSNGRVFLMQGKGDDANDNDDFATME, from the coding sequence ATGACTTCAAGCGGAAATATTCCTATTGACGGCACTAGAAACGATAACGATGTTAACGATGGCAATGGTAATCACAAATCTGCATTAGCGCTGGGAGGAATGcaagaaagaattgaagaattgcGCAAGGATCCCATTTTCGGGGACACTCCAGGAGAAACAAGCGATAATCGAATGGATTTAATGAGATTGATAATGTCGGAACTTCTGCAAGGAAATCGTCAAAAGCCAAGGTCAGAGCAAGAAGAATGCTCCAACATGTTCAAGAAGTTCGCTTCTCATAAACCCCCTACCTATGATGGCAAACCAGACCCTACTGAATTTGAGGAATGGATTAGCGATATGGAGAAATTATTTGATGCAACTCAATGCCCCGAGAAATGGAAGGTCAACTATGCTGTCTTTTACTTGAAAGGACAAGCCAACCTGTGGTGGAAAAGTGTTAAAGGAATCCAAAATGAGCCTGGTTTTGGTTGGGAAAAACTGACGAAAGCTATGCGGGAACAATTTTATCCCTATTCTCTGCAACTGCAAATGGAATCGGAATTTATCAAATTGAGTCAAGGAAAGAAGAATGTTCTGGAATATGCAGTGAAATTCAATGAGCTTGCTCGATTTGCCCCTGACCTGGTGACTACTGATAGGCAAAGGATGAATCGATTTGAAGGAGGATTAAGCATTGAGATCCGTGATCGTCTTTCGAGTTCTAGAATTTCCACTTTCCAAGAGTTGTACGATCGAGCAATTAACGTCGAAAGAATTATCAAGCTTCGAGAAGAAACATATGGAAAACGAAAAGGGAGCTTCGAAGAAAATCAACCGAACAATAAGAAACAAAATGTCAATGTCAGCTATCAAGGAGGGAATAACGGAAACCAAAGCTTCAACAAGAATCGTGGATGCGCCAAGTGTGGAAGATGGAACCATACTGAGAAAGAATGTCGAATTGGTACGCGagattgcttcaaatgtggtagCAAAGATCACCAAATCAGAGATTGTCCGCAAATACATCGAGAGCAAGGTGATAGGAGAAACGATGAAAACAAAGGAAATGGTGGCACTACAAATTTCAACCGTAATCCCCCACGTGGAGCAACTTCGAATGGAAGAGTGTTTTTAATGCAAGGAAAAGGCgatgacgcaaatgacaatgaCGACTTCGCTACTATGGAGTAA